One Thermofilum pendens Hrk 5 DNA segment encodes these proteins:
- a CDS encoding glycosyltransferase family 4 protein, producing the protein MGEGRLLCREVVQDGALGRGSKNIYPYNPQQEGARRMGSINKNKKTLLFISAIVGSTGDVINEWQVAMSLAKHARNVFIIAPVGLRYVISREYKKYLLDRPSNTRIILLPFALLPSDFLYLMNLIIFIFYSLMIYILTLTLDMMIHFDIIYVRDSRLALLLAFSPRLARKCFVKIAAILEDGIYQVLLRQLTLMLINSIDRHVLERTAGIITHSADFAKSLVLRKKVLPKRIIVIPPGIMLNTVKIVRRICRRKTKTENEVTVGFLGFLAPWQGVDMLCSIVAELNRLGYKAKLKVVGDGPLKRQLLKECTKLGVPVEITGFVSHPVALCIARRDFDVMVLPRVSTETTATIMPIKVIEALALGIPVVATELPVYESSAFREKGLYTSRRDPKAFAETIARILRESGSDTIKLPSFDLFKPYLYDYSVKRFIEYVSEG; encoded by the coding sequence TTGGGCGAGGGTAGGCTTCTTTGCCGAGAAGTGGTCCAAGATGGGGCACTCGGTCGGGGTTCTAAGAATATTTACCCCTACAACCCTCAGCAAGAGGGGGCTAGAAGAATGGGAAGCATAAATAAGAATAAGAAAACGTTGCTGTTTATAAGTGCAATTGTAGGATCCACAGGAGATGTAATAAACGAGTGGCAAGTTGCAATGAGTCTTGCAAAGCATGCAAGGAACGTGTTTATTATCGCACCTGTAGGACTGAGGTACGTTATTAGCCGTGAGTATAAAAAATATCTACTTGATAGGCCTTCTAATACGAGAATAATCTTGCTTCCTTTTGCATTATTACCCTCGGATTTTTTATATTTGATGAACTTAATAATTTTTATATTTTACTCTTTGATGATATATATTTTAACGCTAACGCTTGATATGATGATACATTTTGATATAATCTATGTGAGAGACTCTAGGTTAGCATTACTGCTTGCATTTTCTCCACGCTTAGCGAGGAAATGTTTTGTAAAAATAGCCGCTATTCTTGAAGATGGAATTTACCAAGTACTGTTGCGACAGCTGACGTTAATGTTAATAAATTCTATTGACAGACACGTCTTAGAACGAACGGCGGGGATAATAACGCACTCGGCTGATTTTGCTAAGTCTCTTGTTCTTAGAAAGAAGGTTTTACCTAAAAGAATAATTGTAATACCTCCAGGTATAATGCTAAACACAGTAAAAATTGTAAGGCGCATATGCAGAAGGAAAACAAAAACGGAGAACGAGGTGACGGTGGGATTTCTTGGATTTTTAGCTCCATGGCAGGGTGTAGACATGCTGTGCAGTATAGTTGCCGAGCTCAATCGTTTAGGCTATAAGGCGAAGCTAAAGGTTGTCGGTGACGGTCCCTTAAAGCGCCAGCTCCTCAAGGAATGTACGAAGCTAGGAGTGCCTGTCGAAATAACAGGATTCGTTAGTCATCCTGTTGCCCTGTGCATAGCTAGAAGAGACTTCGATGTGATGGTTCTTCCTCGTGTATCGACAGAAACTACAGCAACTATTATGCCGATAAAGGTTATTGAGGCATTAGCCCTGGGAATACCTGTTGTAGCTACCGAGCTCCCCGTGTATGAAAGCTCGGCTTTTAGAGAAAAAGGGCTCTATACGTCAAGGAGGGATCCTAAGGCTTTCGCTGAAACTATTGCTAGGATTCTGCGCGAATCAGGTTCAGATACTATCAAGTTGCCTAGTTTTGATCTTTTTAAACCTTATCTATACGATTATAGTGTTAAGAGATTTATTGAATATGTTTCCGAGGGGTGA
- a CDS encoding sugar phosphate nucleotidyltransferase, producing the protein MLKKAVITAAGLGTRLLPITKELPKEMLPLFSVSDNAVGLKPIIHIVFESLLGVGVSEVCFIVGKSKRAIEDYFTPDADFIEVLRAKGVENRANELMKFYSAIRNAKIFFINQPEPRGFGDAVLRAEPFVGADPFIVHAGDDAVISEGHNHLRRLVKVFQEYDCDATLLAEDVEDPRAYGVLRGKVVNDYGSILRVLDIIEKPREPPTNIAAIAVYAFKPKIFSYLRNVKPDSGGEVQLTAAIKAMIDDGCDVCAVKLKPGERRLDVGTPQSYWKALYESYQLAVRRMLVSVMSDG; encoded by the coding sequence ATGTTGAAGAAGGCTGTGATCACAGCTGCCGGCTTGGGCACGAGACTACTGCCCATCACTAAAGAGCTACCTAAGGAGATGTTGCCACTTTTCTCAGTGTCGGACAACGCTGTAGGCCTTAAGCCGATCATACACATTGTTTTCGAGTCGTTGCTCGGTGTGGGGGTCTCAGAAGTGTGTTTTATCGTTGGCAAAAGCAAGCGTGCTATTGAGGACTACTTTACTCCCGATGCAGACTTCATAGAGGTGCTCCGGGCTAAGGGGGTCGAGAATAGGGCTAACGAGCTGATGAAGTTCTACTCCGCGATCCGCAATGCGAAGATATTTTTTATAAATCAGCCTGAGCCGCGTGGCTTTGGCGACGCCGTGCTCAGGGCTGAGCCCTTCGTGGGGGCTGATCCCTTTATCGTCCATGCAGGCGACGATGCCGTGATTAGCGAGGGGCACAACCATTTGAGGAGGCTCGTTAAGGTATTTCAAGAGTACGATTGCGACGCTACATTGCTCGCGGAGGATGTCGAGGATCCGCGGGCTTACGGCGTACTCAGGGGCAAGGTTGTGAACGATTACGGAAGCATATTACGCGTCCTAGATATTATCGAGAAGCCGAGAGAACCCCCTACAAATATAGCCGCTATAGCCGTCTACGCGTTTAAGCCCAAGATATTCTCGTATTTAAGGAACGTTAAGCCTGACAGCGGTGGAGAGGTTCAGCTCACAGCGGCCATTAAGGCTATGATCGATGACGGATGCGATGTCTGCGCCGTAAAGCTCAAGCCTGGCGAGAGGAGGCTCGACGTGGGGACTCCACAGAGCTATTGGAAGGCACTTTATGAGAGCTACCAGCTGGCGGTGCGCAGGATGCTGGTCTCGGTGATGAGCGATGGATAG
- a CDS encoding UDP-glucose dehydrogenase family protein, which yields MDRVAVIGLGYAGLPFAVALAHRGFKVVGVDTDEEKVELINKGVSPVYEPALNDYLKGVLERGLFKATTSVAKAIEESDVVFVFVGTPTKADGSLDLTQLENASEDIGRALKDEGGYKLIVVRSTVLPGTTEGVVKRIIEERSGKICGRDFGLCMNPEFLREGKALYDIFNPARIVIGEYDKRSGDILESVYRRFHGEKMPPVIRTSIVNAELIKYAANAFLAMKVSFINLIARIAQRLPRGDVIEVASGIGLDPRIGRDFLDAGLGFGGSCLPKDLRALIKLAKSLGVDAKLLEAILEVNETQIDEALELLRRALGDLRGKRIAVLGLAFKPGTDDVRESQSIKLVKRLAKEGAVLHAHDPLALDAAKRVLQGIGNVAFFSDVYECARRCDAIVVATDWGDYRNLCFERLGETMARRVVIDCRHIIDAVKASKAGFKYYGLGIYTE from the coding sequence ATGGATAGAGTGGCAGTAATAGGCCTCGGTTACGCGGGTCTGCCCTTTGCCGTTGCCCTAGCCCACCGGGGGTTCAAGGTAGTGGGAGTAGATACTGATGAGGAGAAGGTCGAGCTGATAAATAAGGGCGTGAGCCCGGTGTATGAACCAGCCCTCAATGATTATTTGAAAGGTGTCTTAGAGAGAGGTCTTTTCAAGGCCACTACCAGCGTCGCCAAAGCTATTGAGGAATCGGACGTGGTGTTTGTGTTCGTTGGCACGCCAACGAAAGCCGACGGGTCGCTAGACTTGACGCAATTGGAAAACGCCTCAGAGGACATTGGCAGGGCGCTAAAGGATGAAGGTGGTTACAAGCTTATCGTTGTTAGGAGTACGGTTCTCCCGGGGACCACTGAGGGCGTAGTTAAGAGGATCATTGAGGAGAGATCCGGTAAGATATGCGGCAGAGACTTTGGCCTATGCATGAACCCGGAGTTCTTAAGAGAGGGCAAGGCCCTCTACGACATCTTTAACCCGGCTAGGATCGTCATTGGTGAGTACGATAAGAGAAGTGGTGACATCCTTGAGAGCGTATACAGAAGGTTCCACGGCGAGAAGATGCCGCCGGTTATCAGAACAAGTATTGTTAACGCTGAGCTGATAAAGTACGCGGCAAACGCTTTCTTAGCCATGAAGGTTAGCTTCATTAATTTGATAGCCAGAATCGCACAACGCCTACCTCGAGGGGACGTTATTGAGGTCGCCAGTGGCATAGGTCTGGATCCTAGGATAGGCAGGGATTTCCTCGATGCTGGCCTCGGCTTCGGGGGTTCGTGTCTGCCTAAAGATTTGAGGGCGTTAATAAAACTGGCGAAAAGCCTAGGCGTTGACGCCAAGCTTCTCGAAGCGATTCTCGAGGTTAACGAGACGCAAATAGACGAGGCTTTAGAGCTCCTCAGAAGGGCTCTCGGGGACCTTAGGGGTAAAAGAATAGCTGTCCTCGGCTTAGCATTCAAGCCCGGTACTGACGATGTGCGTGAAAGCCAGTCGATAAAGCTGGTGAAGAGGCTTGCCAAGGAGGGAGCTGTGTTGCATGCCCATGACCCCTTGGCCCTTGATGCCGCTAAAAGAGTCCTCCAAGGTATTGGAAACGTTGCGTTCTTCAGCGACGTCTACGAGTGTGCGAGGAGATGCGATGCTATCGTTGTAGCCACTGACTGGGGCGACTACAGGAATCTGTGCTTTGAGCGGTTGGGAGAGACCATGGCGCGTCGCGTCGTTATCGACTGCAGGCACATAATAGACGCGGTAAAGGCTAGCAAAGCCGGCTTCAAATACTACGGCTTAGGCATATACACCGAGTAA